The Candidatus Bathyarchaeota archaeon sequence ACAGATCCTTCGAGATAGAATGTAAACTCACAGTCGACGACAAGTCGAATTCAGCTGGAATAGCTGTAGACGCTATAAGATGTCTTAGATTGGCTTTCGACAGAGGTATAGGAGGAGTCTTGACGTCGCCTTCAGCATACTTGATGAAGCATCCTCCGATCCAGTATAGCGACGCCGAAGCTAAGATTCTGATGGAGAAGTTTATTGCCGGCGAGGTTGAGAGGTGACATAACTCATCCTCCACATGCAAATCCTTCGATGAATCCCCTGGCCATAAGCTCCGCAGCCTTTTCCCTAACAGGCCCTGGAAATATCTCAGTAGCCTCTGTCAGGGCAGCTTTCAACTCATTGAGTAACTTACCTGAATCCATTCTAGAAACACTCTCTCTACATATTCTTTCAAGCATCATATGTGCAGACAAACTTTTCTCTAAGAGGTCTCTCACATTCCTTCTCCCCAGAACATATCCGAAATGTGGGAAAACCAGACCTTCAAGATTCATCTCTCTAATATGCGTCATTGTAGCCTTATACTTCTCATAGTTGAAACTCGGATACATACAAGTTGGGTAGATGCTCCCCCTCACCGAGTTGAATGAGCCAACCACATCCCCACAATAAAGGATCCTACTAGAACGTATGTAGTATGCGATGTGATCTGAGGTGTGGCCTGGAGTGTATATTGCCTGAACAGTCTCCTGCCCAACATAAATCTCTTCAAGGTTATTCAGGGTTTTCATCTTACTGTCTTGAATAGGTTTCATGGGCGTTGCATATTCCCCGAAGAGTTCTCTCCCACCATCATAGATCTTCGAAGGATTTGATAAGGCGCCTGTTGAGAATGGATGGGTTCCAACAGAAGCTTTTGGAAACGCCTCTAGGAGGAAGGCGGCGCCGCCAGCATGATCAATATGTCTATGTGTGAGCAGTATATGCTTAACAGAATCAGCCTCAACCCCTAACTTTTCTACAGTTTTTAAGATCTTGTTTACGGAGTTCGGCATACCTGAGTCGAAGACCAAACTCTCCCCACGGCTTCTAAATATCAAGATCCCTATAGCCCCCGACATGTCGTGGGCGTAGGTATCCAAATAGAACAGATTATCTTGAATCTCAAGTATTTGACCAGATTTCTCCATCTGATACTCCTCAAGTCACGATTTGCCGTTGAGATTACCAAGGATATGTTTATCAGTCTTACCCTCAATCTTTGCTGTTAATTAACTTATGAGCTGTTTTCCCGCTGGCGTGGGGTGTTGATATGGGCAATCTTTGGAGAGACCTCCCTTCAGGGCCTGAACCACCACATAAAGTATATGCCATAATAGAGGTTCCGAACGGATGCAGCAACAAATATGAGTTTGACTGTGAAACCGGAGTCTTTAAACTCGATCGTGTGCTCTACTCAGCCTTATATTATCCTGGAGACTATGGTATAATCCCCAGAACATGGTCTGTAGACGGTGATCCCCTCGATATCCTGGTCTTGACGACGAAACCAACATTCACAGGTTGCGTCATGGTCGCTAGGCCGATTGGCGTTTTGACTACAGAGGATGAGAATGGTGAGGATAACAAGATTCTAGGCGTTCCTGTGTGTGATCCGAGATTCGAAGAGGTCTCCGAGATAACGAATGTTGCTAGACATTTACAGGTTGAGATAGCTGACTTCTTCCTTAACTATAAGAGGCTTGAACCTAACAAATGGGTTAAGGTTAAAGGTTGGAAGGATGCATATTCTGCTGAACGAATAATACTGGCGGCCATAGAGAAC is a genomic window containing:
- a CDS encoding MBL fold metallo-hydrolase, which encodes MEKSGQILEIQDNLFYLDTYAHDMSGAIGILIFRSRGESLVFDSGMPNSVNKILKTVEKLGVEADSVKHILLTHRHIDHAGGAAFLLEAFPKASVGTHPFSTGALSNPSKIYDGGRELFGEYATPMKPIQDSKMKTLNNLEEIYVGQETVQAIYTPGHTSDHIAYYIRSSRILYCGDVVGSFNSVRGSIYPTCMYPSFNYEKYKATMTHIREMNLEGLVFPHFGYVLGRRNVRDLLEKSLSAHMMLERICRESVSRMDSGKLLNELKAALTEATEIFPGPVREKAAELMARGFIEGFACGG
- a CDS encoding inorganic diphosphatase — encoded protein: MGNLWRDLPSGPEPPHKVYAIIEVPNGCSNKYEFDCETGVFKLDRVLYSALYYPGDYGIIPRTWSVDGDPLDILVLTTKPTFTGCVMVARPIGVLTTEDENGEDNKILGVPVCDPRFEEVSEITNVARHLQVEIADFFLNYKRLEPNKWVKVKGWKDAYSAERIILAAIENYYEKFGGPSG